A DNA window from Bacteroides cellulosilyticus contains the following coding sequences:
- a CDS encoding RNA polymerase sigma factor translates to MEYNETHIIQRILRGETALYEYFLNQHGQQVFSLIARIICNQEDAEELTQDVFLKAFQHLSSFKAESSFSTWIYSIAYNTAISATRKKKFDTFAMDDTLLANISDQQVDETLNDESEEMIIRLNRAIEKLNSDERALITLFYYEEKSLNETALILGLTESNAKVKLHRVRKKIYVLIKQEEV, encoded by the coding sequence ATGGAGTATAACGAAACACATATTATCCAACGCATACTGAGAGGGGAAACTGCTCTATACGAATACTTCCTGAATCAACACGGTCAACAGGTCTTTTCCCTGATTGCCCGCATCATCTGTAATCAGGAAGATGCCGAGGAGTTGACGCAAGACGTTTTTCTGAAAGCGTTCCAGCACCTCTCCTCTTTCAAAGCCGAAAGTTCGTTCTCAACATGGATTTATTCCATTGCTTATAATACGGCGATTTCGGCAACCCGTAAGAAGAAATTCGATACCTTTGCCATGGATGATACGTTGCTCGCCAACATTTCCGACCAACAAGTAGATGAAACGCTTAATGATGAAAGTGAGGAAATGATTATCAGATTAAACAGAGCCATAGAAAAACTTAACTCGGACGAACGTGCCTTGATTACCTTGTTCTACTACGAAGAAAAGTCATTGAATGAAACTGCCCTGATTCTGGGCCTGACGGAAAGCAATGCAAAAGTAAAATTGCATCGCGTACGCAAAAAGATATATGTACTCATAAAACAAGAGGAAGTATGA